A part of Ptychodera flava strain L36383 chromosome 11, AS_Pfla_20210202, whole genome shotgun sequence genomic DNA contains:
- the LOC139143455 gene encoding cytochrome P450 2U1-like — MESARPLLDARTVLVAAVVFFISYWIFKRLFSKRINLPPGPPSLPLIGNLLAVGGRNPQHALRDMASKYGDVFVIRFGSQLVLILNSYEAVKEALVRNADDYVDRPVVPVKIGTRDHGVVFANGPQWKFKRRLMLSYLRSFGMGKSVMERRIMEECTYLLQEFEKHDGVAFDPAQTVSNAVSNVICSILVGNRFDYSDSRFINCLASLESMFGLGKFYFGLEFMNSGTGWLCDRIFGKENLRHNQAVYDVFGPIIEEHAETYDSDNMRDFIDVFLCATKDMEKESSETYDEKGLPFKYYYVYCLILDMFAAGTETTSTTLMWAWLLMMKYPNIQHKVQEELDHVVGKDRFPEMSDRPNLPYTEATITEVLRIASTVPLSVPRWTVNDTQLYGYDIPKDTMVWANIWSVLREPKFWSNPETFDPSRFLDASGTFSRSDVFIPFGIGPRICIGEQLAKMELFLVFTSVLQNYTLESDKKHPVPDLEGHVHLTLQPLTYHMRAVKR; from the exons ATGGAATCAGCGCGCCCGTTACTGGATGCCAGAACTGTCCTTGTGGCAGCCGTGGTATTCTTCATATCGTACTGGATTTTCAAGCGATTATTCTCTAAAAGGATCAACCTTCCCCCTGGACCACCAAGTCTTCCCTTGATCGGCAACCTGCTAGCCGTTGGCGGAAGAAACCCCCAGCACGCTTTGCGTGACATGGCGTCCAAATACGGTGATGTGTTTGTCATTCGTTTTGGTTCACAGCTGGTACTTATCCTCAATAGCTACGAAGCGGTGAAGGAGGCTCTGGTACGAAATGCTGATGACTATGTCGATCGACCGGTTGTACCAGTTAAGATTGGCACACGAGATCACG GAGTTGTCTTTGCAAACGGACCACAGTGGAAGTTTAAGCGGAGGCTAATGTTGAGCTACCTCCGTTCATTTGGCATGGGGAAGTCTGTGATGGAGAGAAGGATCATGGAAGAATGCACATATCTGCTGCAGGAATTTGAAAAACACGACGGAGTGGCATTTGATCCTGCACAGACAGTATCAAATGCTGTGTCAAATGTCATATGTTCCATCCTTGTCGGAAATCGTTTTGATTATAGCGATTCACGATTCATAAACTGTCTCGCCTCTCTAGAGTCGATGTTCGGACTCGGTAAATTCTATTTCGGTTTGGAGTTCATGAACTCTGGAACAGGTTGGCTCTGTGACCGCATCTTTGGCAAAGAGAACCTTCGTCACAACCAGGCCGTGTACGATGTATTTGGCCCTATCATAGAAGAGCATGCCGAAACATACGACTCGGATAATATGAGAGACTTCATTGACGTATTCCTTTGCGCAACCAAAGACATGGAGAAGGAATCTTCGGAAACATATGATGAAAAAGGTTTACCGTTTAAATACTACTATGTTTACTGCTTGATTCTAGACATGTTTGCTGCTGGAACGGAAACAACGTCAACCACATTGATGTGGGCATGGTTGCTCATGATGAAATATCCAAACATACAACATAAAGTACAGGAAGAGCTAGACCATGTGGTCGGGAAGGATCGGTTTCCGGAAATGTCTGATAGGCCAAACCTGCCCTACACTGAAGCCACCATCACTGAAGTCTTGCGCATTGCTAGCACTGTCCCGCTGTCTGTACCCCGATGGACCGTGAATGACACACAACTGTATGGCTATGATATCCCAAAGGACACCATGGTATGGGCAAATATCTGGAGTGTACTTCGTGAGCCAAAATTTTGGTCGAACCCAGAAACATTTGACCCAAGTCGTTTTCTTGATGCCAGTGGAACTTTCTCAAGATCAGATGTATTCATTCCCTTTGGAATAG GGCCTCGTATCTGTATCGGCGAGCAGTTGGCCAAAATGGAGTTGTTCTTGGTATTTACGTCTGTCCTACAAAATTACACACTCGAGTCTGACAAAAAGCATCCTGTACCAGATCTCGAAGGACACGTTCACTTAACTTTACAGCCCTTAACATATCATATGCGGGCAGTAAAGAGATAA